CGACATCGCCGTATCGAGGATGTCCACGCCCGCATCGATCGCCGCCTGGTAACTCAGGGGGGCGACGCCGCTTGTGCAGTGGGAGTGGAGGCAGACCCTGACATCCGCCATCTTCTTGATCCCCGTGATAAGGTCGCGGGCATCGTGCGGCATGATCAGACCGGCCATGTCCTTGATACAGATCGAGTCGCAGCCGAGCGCGTAGAGTTCCTCCGCCATCTCGATGAACGTCGCGACGGAGTGGACGGGGCTCGTCGTGTAGGATATCGCGCCCTGCAGGTGCGCCCCGACGTTCCCGACCTCCTCCATCGCTTTTTTCATGTTCCGGATATCGTTCAGCGCATCGAAGACCCGGAAGATATCGACCCCGTTTTGCGCCGACGCCTCTACGAACTTCTCCACGACGTCGTCGGGATAGTGCCGGTAGCCCACGAGGTTCTGGCCCCGCAGGAGCATCTGGATGGGAGTGCGTTTCAGTTCGGCCTTCAGCATGCGGAGGCGTTCCCAGGGATCGTCGTTGAGAAACCTGATGCAGCTGTCAAAGGTCGCCCCGCCCCAGGCCTCGACAGAGAAGAAACCTACTTCATCGATGGCACGGGCAAGAGGGAGCATATCCTCAGTCCGGAGCCGGGTGGCGATGAGCGACTGATGCGCGTCCCTAAGCGTGGTATCGGTGATATTGAGTGAATCAAATTTGGCAGCACACATCGAATTTTGCACCTCGAAGGGCTGAGAAGATATCGATAAAGCCTCTAAAAAATTCATCCTACTAATATAAAAACGTCGCGAAGAGGCAGACAGGATAAAAACCCGGGTATTCCGGCCGTTATGCAAGCCAGGACGTCCCGTGGATCCGCTTCAAATCGGGGGCATATCCGCCCCCCGATCGTGTATCCCCGTACCACGAGCAGCCGGGCAATCTCGTCGGCCCTCCTGATCTGGGTGACGATAAGGGTGACGGCGAGCGGCACGATCGAGCGCACACCGGGCCGGATTCCCTTCAGCGCCATTGCAATCCGCAGCTGGTCGATCTCCTGCCGGATCACGGCAAGACCCGTAAGTCCCATCTCGGCGATGAGCCCCACCTCGAACCCCACCCGGTTCCCGAGGGCCCAGACCGCCACGCCGAGCACCTCGCCTTCCTCCGTCGCGGTATACGCCCACGCGGCGAGGAGAAGGAGCACGGTCATCCTGATGAAGTAAGAGAGCCCCGGGCCGCCCCCCCACGCCGAGACGAGCGCCGTTACGGCGATCATCCCGACGAGGGGGAGAAACACCCCCGGCTGCGGGAGGGCCTTCGTGCGCGGGGTAAAGAGCAGCCACCAGACCAGGGCGGCGACGGCTCCCGCCGTGCTCGCAAACGCGGCCGCCGAGAGGAGCACGGTGGCGAGCAGCCTCAGCCGCGGATCCTGCATAGCGCCTCCCGGGCGTCGGAAAGCCTGATGTTCTCCGGGCGGGCACCCTCTCTCAGGGCATACGCGAGGTACGGCGGGGCGTGCCGCCAGGAGGGGATCGCGTCGGGCACGCTGCCGCGGGCAGTCAGGACTCCATCCTCCATTTCCCAGACGGCATTCACCCGGGGCAGGACCGCGCGCTCGTGCGAGAAGATGATGGTGATGCCCTCTTCCCTCTCCTCGATCATCCTGCAGGCCTCCCTCTTCGCGGTGCAGTCGAGAGAACTGAACGGTTCGTCCAGCATCAGCAGGTCCGGGTTTTGCATGACGGCGCAGGCCAGGGTCAGCCTCCGGAGTTCACCGCGGGAGAGGTGGAACGGGTCGTCGCCGGCGCGCGCCGGGAGGTCCGCCCGCGCGAGCACGTCCTCCGGGGAAAGCCCCCAGGAACGGACCTCCTCGGCCACGGTCGGGCAGGTGATCTGGTGTTCGGGGAACTGCAGCAGGAGCAGCGCCGATGCAACATTGTGCCGCCGGACGGCGCCGCTCGCGGGACGGAGCAGTTCGGCAAGCAGGAGAGCGAGCGTCGATTTCCCGCTTCCCACCGGCCCGCTGACCAGGTGCACGCCCTCTTCAAAGGTTCCGCTGCCCCGGAGGGTGAACGAACCGCGGGAGAAGCGGAGATCCTCGAGGTCGACCCTCACCGGCAAACCCTCCACATCGTGGGATAAAAGCACGTCTCCTCGAGCGCGGAGAAGACCTCTTCCGGCGTGCCGTGGTGCCGGACGAGACCGTTCTCCATGAAGATGACGTAGTCCGCCCCTGCCGCGGCATCCATCGACTGCGTGCACCAGAGCACGTGGGCTGCGGTGCTCTCCTGCACGACCCGCCGGACGCGCTCCGCCGTCACGGCATCCAGGTGCGAGTCGGCCTCGTCCAGGACGAGCACCTCGGGATCGCCGGCACAGGCCGCAGCCAGCGCGACGAGGGCCTTCTCGCCCCCGGAGATGGCCGAGACCTTCGCATCGAGGAGGTGCGAAATACCGACCCGGGCTGCGGCCGCCCTGACCCGCTCGTCCGTCTCGGGGCAGGGGTAGTGGCGGAACCGGGGAGTCGACGCGATCTCGTCGTAGACCCGGGAGAAGAGGAGCGTCCGGTCGGGGAACTCCCCCACCCACCCGACCTTCACGGCGGACGGCGGACGGCCGAGGAGCCGGACCGTTCCAGCGCCGGGCTCCTCGATGCCGGAGCAGACTGAAAGAAGCGTCGTCTTGCCGCTCCCGTTCGGCCCGATAACGGCGATGTGGCGCGCATCTACCGTAAGGTCGGGGATCTCGACGATTCGGTGCCGGAGGCAGGAGATGCGGATCATGCCACCCGCTTTCCTATGGCATAGGCAGCCGCGACCTTCACGACGGCACCGACGACGAACGGGGCGACGCCGACCAGGATTGCCTGGGGAAGCGAGAGCGACGCCGACCAGGCGAGCCATGCGACACCGAAGACATACGTTACACAGGTCGCCGCGATCAGACCCGCGACCCGGGACTTCGGCGATTCATGCTCGTAGGCGAGCCCGACGACGAGGGCGGAGGGGATAAAGCCGGCCAGAAACCCCCCCGTGGGGCCGAGGAGCACCCCGAGGCCGGCCGTACCGTTATGAAAGACCGGGAGGCCGGCCGCCCCGAGGAGGACGTAGAGGGCGACGGGGATCACCGCATACCGCTTCATGACAATCCCGGAGAGAAGCACGAAGAGGGTCTGGAGCGTAAGCGGGACCGGGGGCAGCGGGATGGATATCCAGCTCCCGGCGGCGATCAGCGCGATGAACGTACCACTGTAAGCGAGGATCCGGGCTCGGTGCATCATGTCAACCATCTTATTTTGGATGGTTGACAAGAAAAATCCTGTCGATGTTGAACGATGAATGATGGATAACTCTAACGAACTGCTTCGCATAACCCCCAGGTAGTTCCGTTACCGATGGGGGGTCTTCTCTCCCAATGATCCAAAAAGTGTACGGGTGTTGACAGGGACCAGGAAGTTAGAGCTGGAAACAGTCGCCCGCGATGACCCGCTCGATCTTCCCGTTGTCCTTGCGGATGATCAGGGCGCCGTGCTCATCGATATCGATGGCCTCTCCCGAAAAGGTCTTGTTGATGGTCTTGATGGCCACCCGGTGGTCGAGCGTCAGGGAGAGGCTCTTCCACTCGCGGATGATGGGATCGTACTCTCCGTCCTCGAGCTGCTGGTAGCGCAGTTCGAACTCCCGCAGGACCCGGGCGAGAAGCGCCACGCGGTCGACCTCGCGGCCGACCTCCGCCTGGAGCGAGGTCACCGTATCCCTCAGGTTCGGCGAGAGTTCGTCGAGAGAGATATTCGCATCGATCCCGATCCCGAGGAGGCCGTAGTGCACGGTATCCGCCTCGGCAGTGAGTTCCAGGAGCAACCCGGCAACCTTCTTATCCCCGACGAAGATGTCGTTGGGCCACTTGATCAGCGCACTGATGTCGTACTCCTTCCGGATGGCACGGGCAATCGCGACCGCCCCGGCCATGGTGATCATGAAGAGGTGGTCGAACGGGATCTTCGGTTTTAAGAGAATGGTGGCCCAGATACCCCCCGCAGGCGAGACCCAGGCGCGTCCGAGTCTGCCCACCCCGCCGGTCTGCTCTTCGGCGATGATCACCATGCCGTGCAGTCTTTCGGGATCGGTCTCTTCGGCGAGTTTCTTCCCGATCCAGCCCGTGGAGGCGGTGCGGTCGAAGTGGCGGATCTGTCTCCCGATAAAGCGGGTGCGGAGCTGCTTGTGGATCTCGTACGGAAGGAGCCTGTCGGTCTTCGTCTCGAGGCGGTAGCCTTCCGCCCGTGACGACGATATGCCGTATCCCAGCCTCCGGAGTTCGCGTATCTGTTTCCAGACGGCCGATCGGGTGACGCCCAGCTGCTCTGCAATCCGTTCGCCCGATACCGGGCCGGGCGATTCTTCGAGAATCTTCAGTACGTTGATTGCCGTATCCTTCATGTCCATTACCTTTTCGCTGCAGGCGACTCAGTCGGGAGCGGACACGGATCCTCGCCGCAGACCTGCTTCCGGATATCCGCGTGCTGCTCCATAAAACCCGCCAGATCAAAGATGCCGGTCACATCGACGATGCCGATTGCGCCGATGGGCCTGCCGTCGTCGCCCCTCACCGGCGCCACCACTACCGGGATGCCCTTGTAAGGCCCGTTCGGGGGCCTGACCCTCAACGTGGCATTCTCAGCCAGGACCTCCTCGAGGACGGGACCCGTATAGGCCTCGTCGATGACCTTCCCGCCCTCGATCCGGACTCCGGGATGGTCGCGGGATCGGGCCGTGACGGGCAGACGGCCAAGCAGATCATGGAGGCAGAGCATGACGGGAGCGAGATCGCGCGCGCTCGAAGAGACAGAGATGATGTATTGCTCCATGGTCGTATCCCTACTGTTCATCATGGTTTATCTAAAATAAGGTTTCCCTATCGCCGCAGGAGAACTCCTTCAAGAATTCGCGCGACGGGTATTCATGGATGCTCGAGACCAGGATCATGCCGTCGCCGAGCGCCTTCCCGACGAGAAGCGCCTCGCCGGTAGCCGAGGCGGCAAGCGTTTCGCCGCCGTGGGCCGGGAACGAGCCGTCGCACTCGACGGCGGTGAGGTCGTAGCCGGAGAAGAGGGAGGCATAGTTGCTCTCCCCGACAAAGCGGACTGCACGCGGCCCGTACGAGAACGCGTAGGTCACCGGGAACGGGAGCCAGTCGTAGGCGTCCTCCCGGCAGCATCCCGCGCCGAAGACCAGCAGCCGCCCTCCGTTCTCGACGAAACGCCGGATGCGCTCCTCTGCAGCCCGAAGAGCGGGGAGGAGGTTCGAGTAGTCCGGGTTCGCAAACCCCGTCGGCACGATGAGCGAGACGAATTTGCCGCGCCAGAAGGGTGATGCGAGCATGTAGGGGTTGACCGTCTCGCAGCAGGCCCCGCAGTCCTCGATGAGCCGCGAGAACATGAGGGGGCTGTCCCAGAGCAGCCCGGTCCTGCAGGTCACCCCTTGATCACCCCGAGCGGTTCCAGCCGGACGACGATATTCGAGAGGCCCGCTTCGTGCACGACGCGCACTACTTCCCGGCTCGGCTTGTAGACTTCGGGCGCCTCCTCCGCGAGGGCGGAGTCGCTGTGAGCGCGCACCAGGATGCCTTCTCCTGCGAGGTGCTCCCGGAGTTCCTTCCCGCGGACCTCTTTCTTCGCCTTCGACCGGCTGAGCACTCTCCCCGCTCCGTGGCAGGTGCTCCCCCAGGTCTTCTGCATCGCGGTCGTCGTGCCGTGGAGGAGGAAGGAGGACGTCCCCATGCTCCCGGGGATGATCACCGGCTGCCCGACCCCGGCATACTCCCGGGGAATGCCCGGGGCTCCGGGACCGAACGCCCGCGTCGCGCCTTTGCGGTGGACACAGACCTCCGTCGACGCGCCGTCGACGTCGTGGCGCTCGAACTTGGCGACGTTATGCGCGACGTCGTAGATGAGCCGCATCGCATCGTAGTCGATCCCGAAGAGCTCCGCGAACACTTTTTTGGCCTCGTGCATGATGACCTGCCGGTTTGCCCAGGCATAGTTTGCGGCGCAGACCATGCCGCCGTAGTAGGCGCGGCCTTCCGGGGAATCGATCGGGGCGCAGGCAAGCTGCCGGTCGGGGAGGTGTATCCGGTATCCGGCGAGCGCACTCTCGAGCGTCCGCAGGTGATCGGTGGCGACCTGGTGGCCGAGACCCCGTGAGCCGCAGTGGACCATGAAACAGACCTGCCCCTCGGCGATCCCAAAGACCTTCGCCGCTTCGGGATCGACGATCTCCCTCGCCACCTGGACCTCCAGGAAGTGGTTTCCCGCGCCGAGTGTCCCGATCTGCGGCACGCCCCGCTGGCGGGCTTTGGCACTGACCGCGTCGGGATCTGCGCCCGGCATCGCGCCTTCCGCCTCGCACCGGACGAGGTCCGCCCCGGTGCCGAACCCGCGTTCAACCGCCCACCGTGCGCCGTCGACCATGACCGCGGTCAGATCCTTGTTCGAGACCCGCAGGGCGCTTTTTGCACCGACACCGGTAGGCACGGCGCTAAAGAGCCTCTCGATCAGTTCGCGTTTCTTGCCGGCGAGATCGGCCTCGGTCAGGGGCGTCGCGATCAGCCGGACGCCGCAGTTGATGTCGAACCCGACCCCGCCGGGAGAGATGACCCCCTCGGTCATGTCGAATGCGGCGACACCGCCGATGGGGAACCCGTATCCCCAGTGGATATCGGGCATGGCAAGCGAATGCTTCACGATCCCGGGGAGCGTCGCGACGTTCGCGAGCTGGCGGACGGCCCCTTCCTCGAGGGTCTCCGCCAGCGCCCGGGAGAGGAAGAAACGTCCGGGCACCCGCATATCGGGGACGTATCCAATGGGAACCTCCCATTCGAGGTCTCCGATCATATTGATTCCTTCAAGCATAGGGATTCCCTCAGATATCGAAGATGATCTCCACCACATAGCCCTCTTCTTCTTTAACGATTTCGAGCCCGAAGTACGACACGCCCTTGACGAGCGATCCCGCGGAGTGCCGTGCAGGGTCGAAGGGCTCGCCCCTGAGAACGGCGGAGAGGCGGGTGCCCCGGATATCGACGTCGAAGGAGCAGAAGACGATGTTCTCGACATCGGTGATGAAGAGCAGTTCCGAGAGGTAATCGATGAGAAGGGATTCAAGGTTCTCCGCCTCAAGGGAGAACTGCCGTTCGATGCCCCGGTCCTCGCAGGGTCCGTACATCACGTGGAACATGGCCCGGCCTGCATCGGCAAAGATCTCGGCCAAGTCCGCGCCCCGCACCCGCATGAGGACGTCGGCGGTGTGTTCCAGCTCTTCAAAACTCATGGTCTAGAAGTCTTCGTAGAATATCGGAATCATTCCCCTGTGGATGGATTCGATGTAGCGGGCCTGGTACTTCGAGATGTAGACGGTATAATCGCCGACCGGGACCTGCAGGTCGGTCGTCTTCGGCGGTTTGACCGAGGTCGGCAGGAGGATCGGTCCGCTGCAGGATGTGCTCACCCTGAAGTCACGTTTCCTCTGGAGAACATACGATCGGACGTCTTCCGTGACATATATGCCCCGTGATGGTCCTGACTCTCCAACGTCGCTCTGCATGGTAGTCCTCCATATTGGTTCTGGGTGTAAAAAAAGAGGTATGGTTTTCGAGTGTTATGTTGTCCCGAGGATCTTCGCCACCACGTCCACGTACTGGTCTTTCAGCTCGTAGATGGAGTTCGTCCCCTCAGCGTTCCGCCTCACGTGCAGGATCCCTATCCGGGAAGCAATGATGCCGACCATGGATGCGATGGAGTGGTAACTGATTGAGAACTGCTTCTGCAGCTTCTCGTAGATCTGAGGTATGGTGAGGGATTTTACCTTTACGAACAGGTTGAGCAGCTCATGCCGGATTCCGTCCCGATCCCGTGAGAGATAACCTTTGAGTCGAGCTTCTATCTCTTTTTTGAGCTCATAGGGTGATCTCATATGTGCTTGTGATTCGGTATTTTATATATATCTTTTCTTTTCAATCATTTAATCGGAGATTATGCCCAGAGGACGACAATTGTCTGACGAAATGAGATCAGGGGGGATATAACAACGCGGTTTACCAGAAAACGTGACATACGTAGCCAGATGCGTTTTTATGCAAAAATAATCCCGACTCCATGACGCTCCCCTCCCCCCGCGACGGGCCTCTCTACGCGCAGCTGCAGCACCGCCCCATCTTGCACTCCGGGAACGGCGTTCGAGAAGGCCGAAGGCCTTCGCTGCGCGACTGTCGGAACGACAGGAGCGGGAGCACCGGGGGTGCGACTCGCGACGGAGGGCACACCCGGAGGAGGAGCACAGGAGGTGCGACTCGCGACTGTCGGAACGACAGGAGCGGGAGCACCGGGGGTGCGACTCGCGACGGAGGGCACACCCGGAGGAGGAGCACAGGAGGTGCGACTCGCGACTGTCGGAACGACAGGAGCGGGAGCACCGAAGGTGCGACGTGCGACGGAGGGTACGTCCGGAACCCGAGCACGATAAGGCGCTCCGGGGCCCCCTTCCTGCCGGGCAACTCCCGGGACATTCCGGCGCTATCCGGGTGAATTCCGATTCACGCCCTATATGCATGAGCAACCCTTTAACCTTTCACAATCGTACATTGATACAGCATGGAATTTGTCAGATACGACGTCAACAAATACTCTCCGCGGCAGATGGTAGCGCTGCCCCTCGTTCTTCTCCTCCTTGCCGGTGTCCTGCTTGGCTACACCATGCTCGCCACCGGCCTGCCCTTAACACCGGGCATCGACTTTGCGGGAGGAACGGCGGTCACCGTCTTCACATCCGACAGCAGGGAGACGATAGAGGCAAACCTCGCCGGATACCCGCTGTTATCGGTGGGTGAGGGGATCGGCGACGGGAAATACCTCCAGTTCGGTCCCATGGACGATGCCCGGTACCGGAGCCTTGTTACGCTCATCAACGAGAAGTACCCCGATGCGAAGATAGACCAGATCGGCGAGACGTTCGGAAAGACGCTCCAGGGCCAGGCCTTTCTTGCCCTGATCTTCTCGTTCATCGGGATGGCCGTCGTCGTCCTCATCGCGTTCCGGAACCTGGTGCCGGCGGGTGCGGTCGTCCTCTCCGCCTTCGCCGACATCGTCGTCACCGCCGGGATCATGCAGGTCATCGGCATCCCGCTCTCCCTCGGGACGACGGCGGCCCTGCTGATGCTGATCGGTTACTCCGTCGACAGCGACATCCTGCTGACCACGCGCCTCTTAAAGCGCAAGGGGAAACTCGACGAGAAACTCACCGGGGCCTTCAGGACCGGGATCATCATGACGACCACGACCCTCGCGGCCATCGCCGCCATGTGGGCCGTCTCCACGGCAGGACAGATCCAGATCATCAGCGAGATCGCAAGCGTCCTCCTCATCGGACTCGTCGTCGACATGATGAACACCTGGATGCTGAACGCCGGAATACTCAAAGAATACATTCTTCGGGGGGGTAAGAAATGAACCGCGAAGCCATCAAGACCCTCATCAAAGATTGGCGGATTGCCCTGCTGCTCCTGCTGGTCGTCGGCTCCCTCGTAAGCATCTACCTCGCTCCCCCGAGTCCGGAGAGAGGGCTTGAGGGGAACCTCCAGTTCGGCCTCGACCTTGAGGGCGGCTCGTGGCTGCAGATGGAGTTCCAGTCCGTGGTCGTTGCCTATTCGACCGACGGATCGGTCGACGACCTCATACAGGACCTGCGCACAGGCCTCGAGGCGGAGGTCATCCAGATCGACCAGAACCATCTCGAGATCCGAAAGAGCGTCTCGCGTGCCGACCTTGAACCGATCTTTGCGGAATCGGGCGCCTCGATCGTCACCTACCAGGAGGGCGTATCGCCGTTCACCGCAGACGATGTAAAAAGGATCCTCAACGAGAAGGTGAACGCCCTCGGGATGCAGGACGCGAGGATCAACCTGCTCACCCCGACGGGAAGCGAGTATCCGCAGTACGTGCGGATAGAACTTGCCGGCGTGGATATGGCGACGGCGCAGGAGATCGTCGGCAAACAGGGCATGTTCGAGATCCGGGTCCAGACGACCGGGAACGAGACCGAGCACGTCCTCTACGGGGACCAGATCACCAGCGTCGGCGTTCCGCAGAGGGAACCCGGGACCCAGCAATGGGGCGTCTCGTTCACGTTCTCCGAGACGGGTGCCCAGGCCTTCCGCGAGGCCGCCCTCGCATCCGGAGCGGTCGACAACCCTGAAGATCACCACCTCGTGATGATCCTCGATAACGAGACCGTCTACAGCGCCCCCCTCGCCGGGACCCTTGTGACGGAGCTCCGCTCGGGCCCGGTCAGGTCGCTCTCGGCAAGCACCGGGACCGGCGATGCCGGGCTCGAGGATGCGATGACGCTCGAGATCCACCTGCGGGCAGGTGCCCTGCCGGTGAAGGTGGATATCGTCGGGTCGGGTTCCGTCCCGGCGGCGCTCGGCGAACAGTTCAAGATGACGGTCGTCATTGCCGGGCTGCTCGCGCTGCTCACGGTAGGGGTCGTCGTCTACTACCGCTACCGCGAACCTGCGATTGTTCTCCCGATGGTCGCGATCAACCTTGCAGAGATCATCATCCTGCTCGGGATCGCTCGATTCATCATCCAGCTCGATCTCGCCACCATCGCCGGCCTGATAGCGGTGGTGGGTACCGGCATCGACCAGCTCGTCATCATCACGGACGAGGTTCTCCACGAAGGGCGTGTCCCGTCGCCGAACCTCTATATGAAGCGGTACGGGCGGGCGTTCGGCATCATCGCCGTGGCGGCGGCGACGGTCTTCATCGCCATGCTCCCGCTGGCGCTGATGGATCTCTCCACTCTTCGGGGCTTTGCCATCATCACCATACTCGGGGTCCTGATCGGCATCCTGGTCACGAGGCCCGCGTACGGAAAGATAATCATGGCGATCCTCTCAAAATAACAACCCTACAACAACCTTTATTGCCCCGTTCACACACAATGTTTGAACGGGGTATAGTCTTATGGAAAAACCGGTTTTAATGGACTTTTTTGCCGAGTGGTGCGGTCCGTGCCACCAGCAGACGCCAATCATCGACGAGCTCAAAGCAAAGATGGGCGACCGGGTCGATATCAGAAAGATCGATGTCGGTGTCGATTCCGAACAGACGCGGCAGTACGCCGCGAAGTACGACATCCAGTTCGTACCGACGCTCGTCATCGAGAAGGCGGACGGGACTCTCGTCCGGAAACTGGTAGGAGTCCAGGACCTCGGTACGCTTGAGGGCATCCTGAAGCCTCTGGTGGAACCGTGAAGATCGGTATCGTTGGCGGAACCGGCGATATCGGGGAGGGGATGGCGCTCCGGCTCTCTCCGAAGTACGACGTGATCGTGGGGTCCCGCGAGGAGGCAAAGGCTATCGCAACCTGCGAGACCTGCCGGGAGACCCTGCAGGAGCAGGGTCTGGCGTGCAGCCTGCTCGGCGTCTCCAACCAGCACGCGGTCGACGAGGCGGACGTCGTCGTCCTCGCGATACCGTTCAAGCACGCGGCTCCCACCCTGAAGACCCTGACCGGGTTTGAGGAGAAGATCGTCGTCAGCCCCATCAACCCGATCGAGCGGACGACCTACTTCTACTACGCCCCTCCGCCGGAGGGGTCGGCGGCGATGATGATCAAGGGGATGCTTCCTCCGAGCGCGACCGTCTGCGCCGCGTTCAACAACATCGCCGCAAACAGGTGGCAGATGCTCGATGAGGAACTCGACTACTCGGTCGCCGTCTGCTGCGACGACGACGGCGCGAAGCAGAAGGTGATGGATATCATCAACAACGTCTCAAGCCTCCGTGCCTACGATGCGGGGCCGCTTGCGGCCGCATCCATCGTCGAGAGCATCACACCCCTCCTCCTCAACATCGCCCGCTTCAATAAGATGAAGGACGTCGGCGTCAGGTTCGTATAACTTTTTTTTTGGCGGGGCGGAAAGACCGAGTTCCGTGGGGGTTGGTTTGTGACTCCGGGATCTCGGGGTCTATTCCGGTGGCCGAAGATCTTTGATGCCTGCACATACTCCGCTTGCTCTGCTTAAAATTCGGTAGTTGGATCTATTGCGCTCCCGAGCACGGCTTTCAGGTGGATATCGCCACGGGGGGTGGGGACAGGGGAGGGGGGAGACCCCCCTCCCCTGCAACCCCTCCCCCATGGTGATTCCCCCACGGTCCACTGTACCGGGACTTTTCCTCGCTTTGATCACAGGGGCGTGAACTAAAACCGAGTAAATGATCAAACACCCGTTTTTCCGACAGTTAGAGATCTTTCAAACCCCACACCCATCCATCACCAACACCCCGCCCCCATACCCCAAGCGGCATGCACATATCCCGGTGCACGCCAAACCATTCTGTATCAAAATCAGGGTGCTGTGAATGCTGGATCGGGAGTTCGAACGGATAGGAAAGCGGCTCTTCCAGGAAGGGCTGGTCGGAGCGAATTTCGGAAATATGAGCGTGCGGGGCGAGGACGGGTTCTTCATCACCCGGACCGGCGCGTACCTCGACGCGGGGGAGATGCCGGTCCATGTGCCGGATGCGGGCGACGCCCCGCGCGAGGCCTCGAGCGAGTACCGGGTCCACCGGGCGGTCTACCGGGAGACGCCCCATTCTGCGATCGTCCACGCCCACCCGGTCCACGCCGTCGCCGCCTCGCTTGATGCCGATCTCGTCCGGCCGGCCGACAGCGAGGGGGGGATGCTCTGTCCGGAGATCCCGGTCGTCACCGGGAGCCCGGGGACCGACGAGATCGCAGAGAACGTCGCCGGGGCGCTCCGCGACGGCCACATCGTCATCGTCCGGGGACACGGGACGTTTACAGCCGGAAAAACGCTCGACGAGGCGTATATCTACACCTCGATCGGCGAGTACGCCTGCCGGATCCTCTTTCTATCGGGGAGGCTTCGGGGGGTTCTGTAACTGCTCGATCTGGCGGGTGGTCTCGCGGTGAAACCCGAGCAGCATGTCGCTGATTACGCCGA
This portion of the Methanoculleus oceani genome encodes:
- a CDS encoding thioredoxin family protein encodes the protein MEKPVLMDFFAEWCGPCHQQTPIIDELKAKMGDRVDIRKIDVGVDSEQTRQYAAKYDIQFVPTLVIEKADGTLVRKLVGVQDLGTLEGILKPLVEP
- the npdG gene encoding NADPH-dependent F420 reductase; translation: MKIGIVGGTGDIGEGMALRLSPKYDVIVGSREEAKAIATCETCRETLQEQGLACSLLGVSNQHAVDEADVVVLAIPFKHAAPTLKTLTGFEEKIVVSPINPIERTTYFYYAPPPEGSAAMMIKGMLPPSATVCAAFNNIAANRWQMLDEELDYSVAVCCDDDGAKQKVMDIINNVSSLRAYDAGPLAAASIVESITPLLLNIARFNKMKDVGVRFV
- a CDS encoding aldolase; this translates as MLDREFERIGKRLFQEGLVGANFGNMSVRGEDGFFITRTGAYLDAGEMPVHVPDAGDAPREASSEYRVHRAVYRETPHSAIVHAHPVHAVAASLDADLVRPADSEGGMLCPEIPVVTGSPGTDEIAENVAGALRDGHIVIVRGHGTFTAGKTLDEAYIYTSIGEYACRILFLSGRLRGVL
- a CDS encoding preprotein translocase subunit SecD — encoded protein: MNREAIKTLIKDWRIALLLLLVVGSLVSIYLAPPSPERGLEGNLQFGLDLEGGSWLQMEFQSVVVAYSTDGSVDDLIQDLRTGLEAEVIQIDQNHLEIRKSVSRADLEPIFAESGASIVTYQEGVSPFTADDVKRILNEKVNALGMQDARINLLTPTGSEYPQYVRIELAGVDMATAQEIVGKQGMFEIRVQTTGNETEHVLYGDQITSVGVPQREPGTQQWGVSFTFSETGAQAFREAALASGAVDNPEDHHLVMILDNETVYSAPLAGTLVTELRSGPVRSLSASTGTGDAGLEDAMTLEIHLRAGALPVKVDIVGSGSVPAALGEQFKMTVVIAGLLALLTVGVVVYYRYREPAIVLPMVAINLAEIIILLGIARFIIQLDLATIAGLIAVVGTGIDQLVIITDEVLHEGRVPSPNLYMKRYGRAFGIIAVAAATVFIAMLPLALMDLSTLRGFAIITILGVLIGILVTRPAYGKIIMAILSK